From a region of the Nitrospira sp. genome:
- a CDS encoding NADH-quinone oxidoreductase subunit L — MSLTLIVPFLLLAAAGIVMIGGKTPRFTRAKAAAYPVGLAFLGSIGILTMISSQGPVTVRFYDPASVTAFIIPIGFYVDRLSAVMMTLITGVSTIIYCYSTSYMYQDGHARRYLALICLTDFVLICMVSSGNLMMLFLFWQILSYLLYLLAHNHIHPATLAGAFKTFTLLRVADTAFLAGIALAYQLYGTLEFQELFARAAGTPITLSILPGMDVSATTAVTFLLFIGAMGKSAQFPLHLWLPGSLFAPTPVHALLHAGIINAGGFLINRLAPLFGMSSTTLHVAFVIGTLTAALGATMMLAQNDIKKTLGFSTIGQMGYMIMECGLGAFSLAVFHLIAHGLFKATVFLNCGNVIHKARQEPHFPHTDHADDEAGFSRLTWSTGFVTTLFIPLLILLVTHGVLRIPLLESQGTVIILFFIWITSSQAILTLTRLRAVASWKVSVIMLLTLLFIVFVYLFAVESFTAFLYPNPDEVASYFKTAGLPDWLFDLMVVMAAFMTVLGWTYLYMRAHGRTVWMPAWIEGLRIRLYTVFLNRIYADELYQFVGSMTAQLIHRIDKLERGWSR; from the coding sequence CTGTCGCTGACACTCATCGTTCCATTTCTCCTCCTAGCCGCCGCCGGCATCGTGATGATCGGCGGTAAGACGCCGCGTTTCACCCGTGCAAAGGCGGCCGCCTATCCCGTCGGCCTGGCGTTCCTAGGCTCCATAGGCATCCTGACGATGATCTCATCGCAGGGTCCCGTCACCGTTCGGTTCTATGATCCGGCCTCCGTCACGGCCTTCATTATTCCCATCGGTTTCTATGTCGACCGGCTGAGCGCGGTCATGATGACGTTGATCACGGGCGTGAGCACCATCATTTACTGCTACTCGACGAGCTACATGTACCAGGATGGTCATGCGCGCCGATATCTCGCCTTGATTTGCCTGACCGACTTCGTCTTGATCTGCATGGTCTCGAGCGGGAACCTCATGATGCTGTTTCTCTTTTGGCAAATCCTCAGCTACCTGCTCTACCTGCTCGCGCACAACCATATCCACCCTGCGACGTTGGCGGGCGCATTCAAGACGTTTACGCTGCTGCGTGTTGCCGATACGGCCTTTCTTGCCGGTATTGCTCTCGCGTATCAACTCTACGGCACCCTCGAATTCCAAGAGTTGTTTGCCAGAGCAGCTGGCACTCCCATCACCCTTTCGATTCTGCCTGGGATGGATGTCAGCGCCACAACGGCTGTGACGTTCCTCCTTTTTATCGGGGCGATGGGCAAATCCGCTCAGTTTCCTCTGCATCTGTGGCTGCCGGGATCGCTGTTCGCTCCCACGCCGGTCCACGCATTGCTGCACGCGGGTATTATCAACGCCGGAGGCTTTCTCATTAACCGCCTCGCGCCCCTCTTCGGAATGAGCTCAACCACCCTGCACGTCGCCTTCGTCATCGGGACCCTGACAGCCGCCCTCGGCGCGACGATGATGCTGGCCCAAAACGACATCAAGAAGACGTTGGGCTTCTCCACGATCGGCCAAATGGGCTATATGATTATGGAATGCGGCCTGGGGGCCTTCTCGCTGGCCGTGTTCCATCTGATCGCCCATGGTCTCTTCAAGGCCACGGTCTTCCTCAATTGTGGAAATGTCATCCATAAGGCGCGCCAGGAGCCGCATTTTCCCCATACAGACCACGCAGATGACGAGGCGGGATTCTCTCGCTTGACCTGGTCGACGGGGTTTGTGACGACACTCTTTATTCCGCTGCTTATCTTATTGGTCACGCATGGAGTCCTGCGCATTCCGTTGCTGGAATCACAGGGAACCGTTATTATCCTGTTTTTCATCTGGATCACCTCGTCGCAAGCGATCCTGACGCTCACGCGACTTCGTGCCGTGGCTTCATGGAAGGTGTCGGTCATCATGTTGCTGACGCTCCTCTTCATCGTGTTCGTCTATTTGTTTGCCGTCGAGTCGTTCACCGCATTTCTCTACCCCAACCCAGATGAAGTCGCGTCATATTTCAAGACCGCCGGTCTCCCGGACTGGCTCTTCGACCTCATGGTCGTGATGGCTGCGTTCATGACGGTCTTGGGCTGGACCTACCTCTACATGCGTGCCCACGGTCGGACGGTCTGGATGCCGGCTTGGATCGAAGGACTAAGGATCCGGCTCTATACGGTGTTCCTGAACCGGATCTATGCCGATGAGCTCTATCAGTTTGTCGGCTCGATGACCGCGCAACTGATACATCGGATCGACAAGCTGGAACGCGGGTGGTCTCGATGA
- a CDS encoding DUF2309 domain-containing protein — translation MEPLEHVTDIESRRMELRGVVRLAGEVIAQYWPMRTFVHHNPLHSIEYLPFEEAVKRGKQFMGGNGYLPSHLYREYLKAGRIRSAHLDDALKPRVIDKHVPIGSHAVTHGSVLRACLAEGLCAPAMEPLDDQLEDPDRPLIDALAHKLECVLLPFSLDDRIRKVVDESHAALCKWLTLSHWCDDTLGTQIVQQINEQMIKWCGAFLDEGHATWVMPGREKGLYEAWKAMASHEWSPCGIKDSCRKIAQLPDYPEDALLESLGALGIPDELLQDYLSLQLTALPGWAGFIKWRGEERDYPWQQANPVGLVKFLAIRLWYARELVQAACQDYLGIQGRFDAISAYMRDYPEEYYLRRQRVAGRLPALYAEEVDRLSHRKGQSWNNILTRYRAEVIPRLQAASRRGAARRLLALAHSLTIDATALLESTPADLKEVVDWLEAFPESDHGPVWLKALEAGYQEQLLGHLRARTEHAAPSEMARPYSQSVYCIDVRSEPFRRHLESVGPHETYGFAGFFAAFIRYRAWGKEHDTEQFPVIMRAKNEVREIPRSYLDHKVSQHAARAKWVHAGHTLLHDLKENVVTPYVMVESLGWFYGLPIFGKTLVPALYQRWTAWLRRLFVPSLATTLTIDKLAPGETAEMLEAEQHAVIREALHEHFGLRSSRIMPTLVEGLRQRALTVEGDPEPPIGAEEIERAGLTPETINAFVEILRRQYDLTTRSASRHKERLTRTGFTLEEQVLTVDTALRMMGLTKNFARLVLFCAHGSTSDNNPYESALDCGACGGNEGKPNARVLAMMANNPRVRERIAKLGINIPSDTHFLAGQMDTTTDAVQLFDLEDAPPTHRADIARLQEDLKDASVLTSQERCARFPDVQHVLKETEAEAHVRRRSMDWSQVRPEWGLSNNTSFLIGRRELTKGLDLGGRVFLHSYDYREDPSNRLLEVLLTAPQVVAQWINMEHYFSAVDNEVYGSGSKIYHNVVGRLGIMSGPWSDLRLGLARQTVMSGEGAYHEPMRLLTIIEAPRERIDKLIARHEVLRHFYHNEWVHLIALDPEKKIWYRYRPTGEWNAIMEQVYSGTSHS, via the coding sequence ATGGAACCGCTAGAGCACGTGACTGACATTGAGTCCAGGCGGATGGAATTGCGCGGGGTCGTCCGTCTTGCTGGGGAAGTCATTGCGCAGTACTGGCCGATGAGGACCTTCGTCCACCACAATCCCTTGCACAGTATCGAATATCTGCCGTTCGAAGAAGCCGTCAAGCGCGGAAAGCAGTTCATGGGCGGTAACGGTTATCTTCCCAGCCATCTGTATCGTGAGTACCTCAAGGCCGGCCGAATCCGGTCCGCTCATCTCGATGACGCGCTCAAACCGCGCGTCATCGACAAGCATGTGCCCATCGGATCGCACGCCGTCACGCACGGCTCGGTCTTGCGCGCTTGTTTGGCTGAGGGACTGTGTGCTCCGGCCATGGAGCCGCTTGACGATCAACTTGAAGATCCCGACAGGCCGCTGATCGACGCACTGGCCCATAAGCTGGAGTGCGTGCTTCTTCCTTTTTCACTGGATGATCGAATCCGAAAAGTCGTGGATGAGAGCCACGCCGCGCTTTGCAAATGGCTCACCCTTTCGCACTGGTGCGATGACACACTTGGAACACAGATCGTCCAGCAGATCAACGAGCAGATGATCAAGTGGTGCGGCGCCTTCCTGGACGAGGGCCATGCCACATGGGTCATGCCGGGACGTGAAAAGGGTCTGTATGAAGCCTGGAAGGCCATGGCCTCCCATGAATGGTCTCCCTGCGGGATCAAAGACAGTTGCAGGAAGATCGCGCAGTTGCCGGACTATCCGGAAGACGCGCTCCTCGAGAGCCTGGGCGCATTGGGGATTCCTGATGAACTTCTACAAGATTATTTATCATTGCAATTGACGGCGCTGCCGGGCTGGGCCGGCTTCATCAAATGGCGAGGCGAGGAACGTGATTATCCGTGGCAGCAGGCCAATCCGGTGGGCCTCGTCAAATTTCTGGCAATTCGACTCTGGTATGCGCGGGAACTGGTGCAGGCGGCCTGTCAGGACTATCTTGGCATTCAGGGCCGATTCGACGCCATCTCTGCCTACATGCGCGACTATCCCGAAGAATATTACCTTCGACGGCAGCGGGTGGCCGGCCGGTTGCCCGCCCTCTATGCCGAGGAAGTTGACCGGCTCTCACATCGGAAAGGGCAAAGCTGGAACAATATCCTCACACGGTACCGCGCCGAAGTCATTCCCCGGCTGCAAGCGGCCTCTCGTCGCGGGGCCGCACGCCGGCTTCTCGCCTTGGCCCATTCATTGACCATTGATGCCACGGCACTCCTTGAAAGCACCCCAGCGGATCTCAAGGAAGTCGTCGACTGGTTGGAGGCATTCCCCGAATCGGACCATGGACCCGTATGGCTCAAGGCCCTGGAGGCCGGCTACCAGGAACAGCTGTTGGGACACTTGCGCGCGCGCACCGAGCATGCCGCTCCCTCTGAGATGGCGCGCCCGTACTCACAGTCGGTCTACTGCATCGACGTGCGTTCCGAACCGTTCCGCCGCCATCTCGAATCGGTCGGCCCACACGAAACGTATGGCTTCGCGGGTTTCTTTGCCGCCTTTATCCGCTATCGAGCCTGGGGAAAGGAGCATGATACGGAACAGTTCCCCGTGATCATGCGGGCGAAGAACGAGGTGCGGGAAATTCCGCGTAGCTATCTCGATCATAAGGTATCGCAGCATGCGGCACGGGCCAAGTGGGTACATGCGGGTCACACGCTCTTGCACGACCTGAAGGAGAATGTCGTGACACCCTATGTCATGGTGGAATCGCTGGGGTGGTTTTACGGCCTGCCGATTTTCGGCAAAACGTTGGTCCCGGCGCTCTATCAGCGCTGGACCGCCTGGTTACGACGCCTGTTCGTCCCCTCATTGGCCACCACACTGACGATAGACAAATTGGCGCCCGGTGAAACCGCCGAGATGCTCGAAGCGGAACAACACGCTGTGATCAGGGAGGCCTTGCACGAACACTTCGGACTGCGCAGTTCCCGTATCATGCCCACGCTCGTGGAAGGTTTACGGCAGCGTGCGCTGACAGTGGAAGGAGACCCGGAACCTCCGATCGGCGCCGAAGAAATCGAGCGGGCCGGTCTCACACCGGAGACGATCAACGCGTTTGTCGAAATCCTACGTCGGCAATACGATCTGACGACGAGATCCGCGTCACGACACAAGGAACGGCTCACCCGGACCGGGTTCACCTTGGAAGAACAGGTTCTGACTGTCGACACGGCACTCCGTATGATGGGGCTGACCAAGAATTTCGCCCGGCTCGTCCTCTTCTGCGCCCACGGGAGCACGTCGGACAACAATCCCTACGAATCCGCGCTCGATTGCGGGGCCTGCGGCGGCAATGAGGGCAAACCCAATGCCCGTGTCCTCGCGATGATGGCGAACAATCCCAGGGTCCGCGAGCGAATCGCCAAACTGGGAATCAACATCCCCTCCGACACGCATTTTCTCGCCGGCCAGATGGATACGACGACCGATGCCGTACAACTATTCGACCTTGAAGACGCCCCGCCGACCCATCGCGCGGATATAGCTCGACTCCAAGAAGACCTCAAAGATGCCTCCGTGCTCACTAGTCAAGAACGCTGTGCGCGCTTTCCCGATGTCCAACACGTGCTCAAGGAGACGGAGGCCGAAGCGCATGTCCGCAGGCGGAGCATGGACTGGAGTCAGGTCAGGCCGGAGTGGGGTCTGTCAAACAATACGTCGTTCCTGATCGGACGAAGGGAACTGACGAAAGGACTGGACCTGGGCGGTCGCGTCTTCCTGCACTCGTACGATTATCGAGAAGATCCGAGCAACCGATTGCTCGAAGTGTTGCTCACAGCCCCGCAGGTCGTGGCGCAGTGGATCAACATGGAACACTATTTTTCGGCGGTGGACAACGAGGTCTACGGAAGCGGCAGTAAGATCTACCACAACGTGGTGGGACGGTTGGGCATCATGTCGGGGCCATGGAGCGACCTTCGGCTTGGATTGGCCAGGCAAACCGTCATGAGCGGCGAAGGCGCCTATCACGAGCCGATGCGGCTGTTGACGATCATTGAGGCGCCGCGTGAACGGATCGACAAGCTTATCGCGCGGCACGAAGTGCTCCGGCACTTCTATCATAATGAGTGGGTGCACCTGATCGCTCTCGATCCTGAAAAGAAGATATGGTATCGGTATCGCCCCACCGGCGAGTGGAACGCGATCATGGAGCAGGTGTACAGTGGGACCTCTCATTCGTGA
- a CDS encoding P-II family nitrogen regulator: MSLTLHPMKEIRVIVGGEHRPFVTELLDRVKATGYTIIGNVSGKGHHSIREAHFMFSEQESLEMIMTVVPEDKVEPILAGLRPLFERHSGVMFVSDVTVSRQEYFGKKR, from the coding sequence ATGAGCTTGACGTTGCATCCGATGAAGGAAATCCGCGTGATTGTGGGAGGAGAACACCGGCCGTTCGTGACTGAGTTGCTCGACCGCGTCAAGGCTACGGGGTATACCATCATCGGCAATGTGTCCGGAAAAGGACATCACAGCATACGCGAGGCTCACTTCATGTTCAGTGAGCAGGAGAGCCTCGAGATGATCATGACAGTCGTGCCGGAAGATAAGGTTGAGCCGATTCTCGCCGGTCTCCGACCGCTTTTCGAGCGGCATTCCGGCGTCATGTTCGTGTCAGATGTCACCGTGAGTCGCCAGGAATACTTTGGGAAGAAACGGTAA
- a CDS encoding DUF3365 domain-containing protein, producing the protein MKWIAPLTVIPIIVLTWFTVRVDAADAPGVPPETVADYIHAVIETHRDFYTAHVVERLEEQEGIKADGEWRTQKKTVPLPVQVINETSQMFSTKVTGIRYRLISLWPINRKNGPRDPLDKSSLEAVAARPEQPVTRTVKIDDQTYFHAVYADRAISHACVACHNGHPKSPKKDFQIGDIMGGLVIEFPLGK; encoded by the coding sequence ATGAAATGGATCGCTCCGTTAACAGTCATTCCAATAATCGTTCTTACGTGGTTCACGGTGAGGGTCGACGCAGCAGACGCACCGGGCGTTCCCCCAGAAACGGTTGCGGATTATATACATGCTGTCATTGAAACCCACCGTGACTTCTATACGGCTCATGTCGTCGAACGCCTAGAGGAGCAGGAGGGAATCAAAGCGGACGGAGAATGGCGCACCCAAAAGAAAACCGTACCACTACCAGTTCAGGTCATTAATGAAACAAGCCAGATGTTCTCGACGAAAGTCACGGGGATCCGGTACCGCTTGATCAGTCTGTGGCCCATTAACCGAAAAAATGGCCCCCGCGATCCCCTGGATAAGAGCAGCCTGGAAGCCGTGGCCGCGAGACCGGAGCAACCTGTTACTCGTACGGTCAAGATCGATGATCAAACATATTTTCATGCGGTATATGCCGACAGGGCGATCAGTCATGCCTGTGTTGCCTGCCACAACGGCCATCCCAAGAGTCCTAAAAAGGACTTTCAGATAGGTGACATAATGGGTGGCTTAGTCATTGAATTCCCGTTGGGAAAGTGA
- a CDS encoding efflux transporter outer membrane subunit translates to MTHTRPTWLWRSSCLLVILTLSACSWFPAVNLAPKYEPPQYVVPDSWHGSSPFVEAKPADGALRPDWWKLYNDPVLEKLIEQAMAANPDLQAAAERFVQARDIMMAARSQYFPRIGLEMGASHRRQSFDRIFRPENSPLQSSTVDPGGIASWEPDFWSALRNAAQAEIFRAEERAAEYGLARLSLQAEVAANYFTVRGFDAQTAIYKQSIDLYRDTLNVVKTQFAGKIASALDVARVESLLYGTETRLARIEGQRQVAEQAIAVLLNLTPDSFSIEPIDELRMAKFAIPGTIPSTLLERRPDVAMMERRMAEANRVIGIARAAFFPNVSFRLDGGFEEKGLDLIKLANSFWSYGATFSVPLFQSGYRRAQLQQAWSAYRETEDLYRLTVLKAFREVANNLTMTNRLTVAGERQDAAVGANFKTQNLTMQLYRGGLANSLEVIYAQLATLEARISSVEIKTELLKSTVDLIRAFGGGWNRGQLPSDDQIQPFGIFQYSDLDKPKPVGGIDVNTGESAKPYNDLTKPHVP, encoded by the coding sequence ATGACACATACCCGGCCGACCTGGTTATGGCGAAGTAGCTGCTTGCTGGTGATCCTGACTCTGTCGGCTTGTAGTTGGTTCCCGGCGGTTAATCTGGCGCCAAAATATGAGCCGCCGCAATATGTCGTTCCTGACTCGTGGCATGGTTCGAGTCCCTTTGTGGAGGCAAAACCGGCCGATGGAGCACTCCGTCCGGATTGGTGGAAACTGTATAACGATCCGGTGCTGGAAAAACTCATCGAACAGGCGATGGCGGCGAATCCGGATCTGCAAGCTGCGGCCGAACGGTTTGTCCAAGCCCGCGATATCATGATGGCGGCCCGATCGCAGTATTTCCCTCGTATCGGTCTTGAGATGGGCGCTTCTCACAGGAGACAATCCTTCGATCGGATCTTTCGCCCCGAAAACAGTCCGCTACAGTCAAGCACCGTGGATCCAGGCGGCATTGCATCCTGGGAGCCTGACTTTTGGTCGGCGCTCCGCAATGCTGCACAGGCAGAGATCTTCCGTGCCGAAGAACGTGCGGCCGAGTATGGGCTTGCGAGGTTGAGTCTGCAAGCCGAGGTCGCGGCGAATTATTTCACCGTGCGTGGTTTCGACGCCCAAACGGCGATCTATAAGCAATCGATTGATCTCTATCGAGATACGCTCAATGTTGTCAAAACTCAGTTCGCCGGTAAGATCGCCTCAGCACTCGACGTCGCCCGTGTCGAATCGCTGCTCTACGGCACAGAGACGAGATTGGCGAGGATTGAAGGCCAGCGTCAGGTGGCTGAACAGGCGATCGCTGTGTTGCTCAATTTGACGCCGGACAGTTTCTCGATTGAGCCGATAGATGAGCTCCGGATGGCGAAGTTCGCGATTCCTGGAACTATTCCGTCCACTTTACTCGAGCGTCGACCCGACGTCGCCATGATGGAGCGACGGATGGCCGAGGCAAACCGAGTCATTGGGATTGCCCGGGCCGCCTTTTTCCCCAATGTTTCGTTCCGCCTCGATGGGGGATTTGAAGAAAAAGGCCTGGATCTGATCAAGCTCGCCAACAGTTTCTGGTCCTATGGCGCGACGTTCTCGGTGCCGCTATTTCAGAGTGGTTACCGCCGTGCACAATTGCAACAGGCCTGGTCGGCCTATCGCGAGACGGAAGATTTGTACCGTTTGACCGTACTCAAGGCCTTTCGTGAAGTGGCAAACAATTTGACTATGACAAACCGCCTGACGGTTGCCGGTGAGAGGCAGGATGCTGCGGTCGGCGCGAATTTCAAAACACAAAATCTCACGATGCAACTCTATCGGGGAGGTTTGGCGAATAGTCTTGAAGTGATTTATGCACAGCTCGCCACCCTTGAAGCCCGCATCAGCTCGGTGGAAATTAAGACGGAATTGCTGAAGTCTACCGTCGATCTCATTCGTGCGTTTGGCGGGGGATGGAACCGTGGTCAACTCCCATCCGATGATCAGATTCAGCCTTTCGGTATTTTCCAATATTCCGATCTCGACAAACCGAAACCGGTGGGAGGAATCGACGTCAATACTGGTGAATCAGCAAAGCCCTACAATGATCTGACGAAACCCCATGTTCCATGA
- a CDS encoding efflux RND transporter periplasmic adaptor subunit, whose translation MSNLGGKAFLILIVLVGIATLVYRFSENQHEAAALQADTLQSAITPVALTSAKRSEPTDTITLPGTVEGWYEAPIYARVEGYVKAWYKDYGDTVKKGDVLAELNTPDLDADYRQAMADLQSERARNELAQLTAKRYVAMREHQALSEQAISVQLAEAQAEAAKVAAAEQKVKNIEAFIGFKKITAPFDGVVIQRNINVGDLVSKEGSINTTNAKNNLFTVAEVDKLRLFVNVPSRFGPFLNPGMSADVTVPQIPNRHFTFNFLTVAKGFDVNTRTAVTVFTIDNKDRALWPGSYATVRLTAPVESGVTTIPTSALVFQEHGTQVAVVTEDDRVHFKSIEVTKILDNVIELTSGISDGDRIINNPSAALLEGDKVRVVTPAAGYDIMNPKEKTPETAALKK comes from the coding sequence ATGAGTAACTTGGGTGGGAAAGCCTTTCTGATCCTCATCGTCCTTGTGGGAATCGCGACTCTCGTTTACCGCTTCAGCGAGAACCAGCATGAGGCCGCCGCATTGCAGGCGGACACTTTGCAAAGCGCCATAACCCCTGTGGCCCTCACATCTGCGAAGCGGTCGGAGCCGACCGACACTATCACGCTGCCCGGCACAGTTGAGGGGTGGTACGAGGCACCCATTTATGCGCGTGTCGAAGGCTATGTGAAAGCGTGGTACAAGGACTACGGTGACACTGTGAAGAAAGGCGACGTCCTCGCCGAACTCAACACGCCGGACCTAGATGCGGATTACAGGCAGGCGATGGCGGATCTGCAATCTGAACGTGCCAGGAATGAGCTGGCTCAACTGACCGCCAAGCGCTACGTGGCCATGCGGGAACATCAAGCGCTCTCCGAGCAAGCCATCTCAGTGCAACTCGCCGAGGCGCAGGCCGAGGCGGCGAAGGTCGCGGCAGCAGAACAAAAGGTCAAGAACATTGAGGCCTTCATCGGGTTTAAAAAAATTACGGCCCCCTTCGATGGAGTCGTGATTCAGCGGAACATCAATGTCGGTGATTTGGTGTCCAAAGAAGGCAGCATCAACACCACCAATGCAAAAAACAACTTGTTTACCGTTGCTGAGGTGGATAAATTACGACTCTTTGTGAACGTGCCATCGCGTTTCGGACCCTTCCTCAATCCCGGAATGTCGGCGGATGTCACTGTACCGCAAATTCCCAACCGTCATTTCACCTTCAACTTTCTGACAGTGGCGAAGGGATTCGATGTGAACACACGCACGGCGGTCACCGTTTTTACCATAGACAACAAGGACCGCGCGCTCTGGCCAGGTTCTTACGCCACGGTTCGTCTGACCGCTCCAGTGGAATCGGGTGTGACGACGATTCCCACAAGTGCATTGGTATTCCAGGAACACGGTACGCAAGTGGCCGTTGTGACAGAAGACGATCGGGTTCACTTCAAATCGATTGAGGTCACCAAAATCCTCGACAACGTCATTGAACTTACGTCAGGTATTTCCGACGGCGACCGAATCATAAATAATCCAAGTGCCGCGTTGCTCGAAGGAGACAAGGTGCGGGTCGTCACACCAGCAGCCGGATACGACATAATGAATCCAAAAGAGAAAACGCCGGAGACGGCTGCCTTGAAGAAATAA